From the genome of Carassius auratus strain Wakin chromosome 26, ASM336829v1, whole genome shotgun sequence, one region includes:
- the LOC113044760 gene encoding U2 small nuclear ribonucleoprotein B''-like — MDIRPNHTIYLNNVNDKIKKEELKRSLYALFSQFGQILDIVAMKTMKMRGQAFVIFRELAAATNALRQLQGFPFYNKPMRIQYAKTDSDLISKMRGTYGDKEKKKEKKKKAQEQAANVSNKPAGAVNAQPPPPATVQVPDNPPNYILFLNNLPEETNAMMLSMLFNQFPGFKEVRLVPGKHDIAFVEFESEAQAGVAKDALQGFRITATCAMKITYAKK; from the exons ACGACCGAATCACACCATCTATTTAAACAATGTTAACGATAAGATCAAGAAAGAAG AGCTGAAGAGATCCCTGTACGCCTTATTCTCGCAGTTCGGCCAGATTCTGGACATTGTTGCGATGAAGACCATGAAGATGAGGGGTCAGGCGTTTGTTATCTTCAGAGAGCTCGCAGCAGCCACCAATGCACTCAGACAGCTTCAGGGCTTCCCTTTCTACAACAAACCCATG CGAATCCAGTATGCAAAAACAGACTCCGATCTGATCTCTAAGATGAGAGGCACGTATGGAgataaagaaaagaagaaagagaagaaaaagaaagctcAGGAACAGGCTGCCAATGTCAGCAACAAACCAGCG GGAGCTGTAAACGCACAACCGCCTCCACCTGCAACAGTCCAG GTCCCTGATAACCCTCCAAATTATATTCTGTTCCTGAATAATCTCCCAGAAGAAACCAATGCAATGATGCTCTCCATGTTATTCAACCA GTTTCCAGGGTTTAAAGAAGTGCGCCTGGTTCCTGGAAAGCATGACATTGCGTTTGTGGAGTTTGAGAGCGAGGCTCAAGCTGGAGTTGCGAAAGATGCGCTGCAGGGATTCAGAATCACAGCCACATGTGCCATGAAAATCACATATGCTAAAAAGTGA